The DNA sequence AATATAATGATCGGAAGAAGGAATGTCAACAGGAAATGCCAGACCGGTGATACCGTCTCATCGACATTCTTTGAAAATACCGCTCCGGCATCGTATAACCGTTCCGTCAGTCCCGGATCATCCATAGCTCCGGTCTTATAGTATGTGTTCTTATCCTTGTCTGTGAAGATGATCTCAGAATCATCCACCTCTACTTCACCAATATTTTTCTCATTGATCATCTTCATAAATGTTCCGTAATCTACTTCCTTGACCTGTATCTTCATCAGAAGCGGATAAATAAACATATTAAAAACCAGAAGAACGACCAGCACGATCCCATAATAGAAGATCAACGGCTTCTTGGGTGATTTTACTTCTTTCATATGTCTCCTCTCTTTCCGGCAGGTACCTGTAATTTCTACATATATGTACTGCCTTTTCCTGTATTATTTCCAAGTTTCGCAAATTATCGCAGCAATTGCCGCTGACCTGTGTTGACACAGCTTTTGGTATTGCTTATGCAGGAAAAGCTATTAGCACTCGCTATATAAGAGTGCTAAGTTTCTTTTAGAACAATATAGCCAGAAAAAAAGGAAATGTCAATCTCTTTTATAAAGATTTCACACTTCCTTTACAGCTTTTTATTTTATATTATTTTGATACATCAATTATAAATTCCGGCGTTCCCATTGCTCCTGCACCCAGCTCATATTTATTAAAAAATACCACAACCTGATCCTTGTCATTGATATAAAACTGTGTATCTTCATTGATCAAATCTTCCAGATCTAAATCTTCCCAGAGATAGAATTTCTTTTCGTCGTCCCAGGTATTGATCTGCTTCTGAACCTCATCGGCTATGATCTTCTTATAATTGCTGCCAAACCATTCTTTTAATGTAATATCCTTTCCTGTATCCAGATCAATGTTATAATAGAACATCTGGTAATAACCGGTTGCCCGGGTCTCATTTTCACTGATCACAAAAGATACATAATGTTCATCCAGACATTTGACCTCATAGTCAATAACGATATCATATGGGATAAAGTTCTTCGGATCTCCCCCGGTTAATATATAAGCGTTATACTCTTCTTCCGCACGCTTCTTACTTGCTTCCACTTCCTGGTTGATCATCTTTGCTATCTCACGATTCACACGCTTTTCCAGTTCGGAATTTCCGGTATTATTCAACTGCGGAACTTTCACATTTACATATTTGGCTTCATCCGCATATTCATATTCCCGGAAGGTAAATACCTGACACACAGGACCGATAAACGGCGTATCTGCTGCTGCCTTTGCAAACGTCGGAGATACATTCAGCAGAACCACAAATATCAAAAACATTGCAGCTACGGCCTCTCCTGCATAACGCAGTATATGTTTCTTCCGTCTCGTATATATATTAACAGGCTTCTGATCCGACATCCCTGTGCTCTCTGTCGTCAGCCCTTCTTCTATCGCATCCTGAACTATGGAATTCAATTGTTCCGGGATTTTTATATTTTCATATTCCTCTTTATTAAACTTCATCATAAACCTCCAAATCCAGCTTTAAGAGTTTCAAAGCCTTATACAACCTTGATTTTACTGTGTTGATATTATCTCCTGTAACCTCTGCGATCTTGTCAAATTGCATATCTTCAAAAAAACGCAAAAGAACGACTGTTTTCAATTTTGCCGGAAGCCGATCCATAGAATGATACAGATCGACATATTCCTCCTGCTTTCCCGTCCTGTCTGTACTGTCTTCAAGTGAATCATCCTCCTGCAGATAGACAACCTTTTTTTGCCTTCGCAAAGCCATCAGACATTCATTGATCAGTATACGATACGCCCATGTTTCAAAGTATTCCGGACTTTTTACCTGGCTCCGGTTCTGCAGTATCTTAACGACCGCATCATGAACCGCATCTAAAGCATCCTGTTCATTCTTCATATAGCCAAATGCCATCCGATAAAACTTCTCCTGATTATCCTCAATAAATCGTATCACTATAGTTGACCGGATTCCCGTATCTTGTGATTCCTGCTTTTTATAACCGGCACGTTCATTCTGATATTTCGTTTTTCTTAAAATACTACGCTCATTCACGTTCTGTTCCCTCTGTTAATATTTTTATTTATCCAGTGTATGTTCCTCCAGATATGTGAGCCATTTTTCACAATATTTCTTATTCAGATGAATTCCATCTGTGGCCGCATCATCCGGCAGAACTCCATCTGTTGATACCGCTTCCTGCACATTCACAAATGTAGCACCTTCATCCGCTGCAAGCTGCTCTAATCGTTTATTATATTCCGCGATCTTATCATTTCTGACATATCCGCCGGAATCCGATACCGCTTTACTTACCGGAAGTACCGACTGAATAAATATCTTTGCAGATGGATTTTGTGCCTTAATATCATCAATGATCTGCTTGTAATCTGAGATAAATATATCATTACTGATCCAGCCTGTCTCATTGATTCCAAACATTAAATATACACGATTATATCTTGTTCTGGCAAGTGCCTCCATCACTGACCGGTCTTCATCGTCCTGATGGATTACTTTTGCGGTATATGCGCTTGCAACAGTTAATCCCTTGTGTACATATGCGGTTGTCTGTATACCGGTTTGTAACACGAAGCCTTCCGTTCTGGAATCTCCGACAAATACCGCATCCGAAAATTCATTTGATTTGTCATTGCTCTTTAAATCCATGTTTTTTACTGATTCTGTTGTAGTATCATCGCCCCGGCCTGTCAGCAATGTCTCTTTCACATTACCGGATCCGGAACTCTCTGTCGTACTTGTCTCTGTCGTACTTACCTCTGTTGTCACAGGCTCCTGCGTTGATCCTTCTACAATCGGTCTGTCTTTCGCCATATGTATGAACCGAATACTGATGCAGAACGCAAACAGAAGCATTGCTGCTGCCGTTCCACGCATAAATATCTGCTGTCTTCTTCTCCTTCTCTTTCTCTTTTGCTGCATTAAGAACATCTTTCTTCTTTTTTGTAATCTGACTCTATTCCTATTCTGACGCATTATCCGTTCCTCCTTATCTATCTCAAAAGTATTTCTTACTTTGTTTTCTATTATTTAGATGTTTAAGGATGAGAAAAAGTTGACACAAATTTATATTTTTTGAAAAAATTTTGATTTGACGAAATTTTAATCTGAAGTTCCTTGCTTTATACAATAAGACTTTCCATAAAGCAAAAAAACATCCGATCGGTTAACGACATATTCATATCTGTTATCCGATTAGATGTTTTTTGTTTATCTATTATTTTTATTTATCTGTTATTTTTATTATGCTTCTTCCCTTGCTTCCGGATCAAAATGCTCCCTGACAAGCTTCACAACTACACCGGAAAGCAAGAATACTGCGATCAGGTTTGGTATCGCCATCAGACCATTGAAGGTCTCTGCAATACTCCAGAGCAATCCAAGATCTAAGGTTGCACCAACGATAGCAACCAGTGAATAAACAAACATAAACGGCTTATTTACCTTTGTTCCGAACAGGAACTCGATACACCTCGCACCATATAATCCCCAACCAATAATAGTTGAAAATGCGAAACAGCACATCGCCACAGCTGTAAAAAGTGATACCCAATTGCCATATGTAGCAGTAAACCCACTGATCGTAAGCTCAGCGCCCGCTGCCTGTCCATATGTGATCGGCACTTCGCTGCAAAGTATAACCAATGCAGTCAGGGTACAGATAACTATAGTATCTACGAATACTTCAAAGATTCCAAAGAATCCCTGTTTTACCGGCTTTCTTGTATCTGCACATGCATGTGCGATTGAACCTGTACCAAGCCCGGCCTCATTTGAAAAGATACCTCTTGATACACCCTTCTTCATGCTCATGAAAAAGCTTCCAACAACACCACCGGTTACTGACGCCGGTGAAAATGCGCCTTCCACAATCTCTTTAAATACTGCCGGCACATGATTGATATTTAAAATTACGACTCCAAGCGCAAGC is a window from the Lachnospiraceae bacterium GAM79 genome containing:
- a CDS encoding GDSL-type esterase/lipase family protein, whose product is MRQNRNRVRLQKRRKMFLMQQKRKRRRRRQQIFMRGTAAAMLLFAFCISIRFIHMAKDRPIVEGSTQEPVTTEVSTTETSTTESSGSGNVKETLLTGRGDDTTTESVKNMDLKSNDKSNEFSDAVFVGDSRTEGFVLQTGIQTTAYVHKGLTVASAYTAKVIHQDDEDRSVMEALARTRYNRVYLMFGINETGWISNDIFISDYKQIIDDIKAQNPSAKIFIQSVLPVSKAVSDSGGYVRNDKIAEYNKRLEQLAADEGATFVNVQEAVSTDGVLPDDAATDGIHLNKKYCEKWLTYLEEHTLDK
- a CDS encoding DUF3298 and DUF4163 domain-containing protein → MKFNKEEYENIKIPEQLNSIVQDAIEEGLTTESTGMSDQKPVNIYTRRKKHILRYAGEAVAAMFLIFVVLLNVSPTFAKAAADTPFIGPVCQVFTFREYEYADEAKYVNVKVPQLNNTGNSELEKRVNREIAKMINQEVEASKKRAEEEYNAYILTGGDPKNFIPYDIVIDYEVKCLDEHYVSFVISENETRATGYYQMFYYNIDLDTGKDITLKEWFGSNYKKIIADEVQKQINTWDDEKKFYLWEDLDLEDLINEDTQFYINDKDQVVVFFNKYELGAGAMGTPEFIIDVSK
- a CDS encoding sigma-70 family RNA polymerase sigma factor, yielding MNERSILRKTKYQNERAGYKKQESQDTGIRSTIVIRFIEDNQEKFYRMAFGYMKNEQDALDAVHDAVVKILQNRSQVKSPEYFETWAYRILINECLMALRRQKKVVYLQEDDSLEDSTDRTGKQEEYVDLYHSMDRLPAKLKTVVLLRFFEDMQFDKIAEVTGDNINTVKSRLYKALKLLKLDLEVYDEV